Within Sander lucioperca isolate FBNREF2018 chromosome 22, SLUC_FBN_1.2, whole genome shotgun sequence, the genomic segment ATCCACTGCCGTTCATCCGGTGAACCACACACACCAGATGTGACAAGTCATTTTACACATTGGCTTTTTTAACCCAAATATCATGGGTTCATTGATTTCAGAACGAGCATCAATGAAGACTAATAAGCCTCCGATAAACAATGATATAACAAATGAGACACCTCTATAAAAACATCCTCACAGAGTCTTCTCATTACTGATCAGATCAGGGACAGGAACACCTCAGAGgataaaaacaaatgaagagAGGGGTGTTGTTGGACGGTCTACATCTGGACTCCCAGTGGAATTTAGTCcaatctccttttttttttttttaaccccagAATGCTCCTGGAAAGGAAAGTGACTATGGGGGGAACCATTGAACTGGGACCAACCCATACTTCCCTGAAAAGCACACTGCATTTGACCAGAGTCTAATTCCACTTAGCGCTGTGGTTAAAGGCTGTGTCCTGGGGAGTTATTTGGCCCTAATGTAGAAGCAGATGTGTGTGGGAGAGGGTTAGTATAgcctggaggaggaggatgaggagccGGTGAGGTGGTCCCAGTTGTTGTAAAGAGCGTAGGCACCAGACAAGGCTAAACCAGCCAGACCTCCTCGTGCCACACCCTTTAGGccacctgcaaacacacagtaGTGGCAGAACGACTGAAAATAGCTGTGTGTGAACATAAAATAAACAGCAACGTCAGGAAATAATTCTCATTTTAATTTACCCAAAGTGCCAGATGGTTAGGGCTCAACAGATTCACTTCAGGCAGTGTCATTTATTAGCTCTCAAAAACAATTGGTGCTTTCCAATATTGATTTCAATATCTATGCATGTATTGTAGTGCCCATTGAACGTCACAACATGCCTACAGAGTATTTAAAAGGtataagataaataaaaatatagagGTGGTGAAAGTAGCACTGCCAAAAATGTCTATCACTAATTTCAGCTtcttaaatatgaggatttgctgcttttctgttttatatcgttgtaaaatgaatatctttggaaattggactgttggtcaaacaaaaaactgaatttTGAAGACTTCATTTATGGCTCTGGCAAGTTGTAAGGGGCATCAATTTAATAGATTaaccaataaataaaatgatataaCTCCCAGCTTAATacacaatgacaataataatTTGTCGCAGCTTAATAGTACTCAAAATTTTGCATGCTGTGGTTGTTCAGTAAGATTAAAGCCATCACTCATTTAGATGAGAACTTGTGAACCCACACTATTTCAACAGGAGGATTTTATATGGCGACAATACATGTTATATAATTCAGTTATCTTCATCTCattaaaacacatgcaaatactcTTAGgttaaagtcaataacattaCGCATAAATATACAAGCAGAAAAGACACTTACTGGCTGATTTGAAAAGCATCCCCGTTAGCGTCCCAGCAGCCATTGTGTTGATGTCATCTTCTGCTCCTCTGGCCTTCTCTATCGCTACACCAAAAACACTATATAACAAGGCTGCAAGGGCAAAGAAAAGTAAACAGTTTCACAAGAggtggcaacaaaaaaaaacaatctgtcTTACACTAGAGTCAAGTCTTTCAAAAGAGGGAAACTTGAAAAGCAACATatccaacataaaaaaaatccctAAAAGCACACTAAtattatacatttaaataagTAATGTTCTCTTATATGTATATTATCATCCAtggcatttgttttgttttttgagttACATTATAATGGTCTTACCTACTGAGCCTAAAGAGTTGGCCCATGAAGCACCCTGTCTGGTCACCATGTTGAGAATCCTGGAGAGAGAAAGCAAACATTTAGAGgacaggggcctgtttcacaaaagcagaatatataaatccaggataactgataaagcgaggcttgacctagtctaatctgtgcatcctggcttggtgcgtttcacgaaggccaagccaggctgaggaggagagactaggtcgagccaggctgaagtaattcagatagatgcgcgtccacggctttcctcaaaagaccgcgaggtcgatcacagatttactgatgccaaaatggagaatacgcattgtacatactttatacagagtgagcagcagcttcttgtggaagtatgatgatgtgaaacacatttttttgtataaaaagaaaagaaacacggccgctgtaatgaaacagcgagagaaagcgtagcagacgatcacggaccgactgaatgcgtaagtagcctaaatatatacattaactgaccactgctctgaactgaaaccgtcataatcattccattcaaggattaggttactaatcatttgcacaaattaacagttgtactctttgccttaaaagtaagcagaagataatgttactcagaaaatttaccatgaagatcaattgctagagtatgatgcgtaaatatctctttcactgttcctccctctctctcatgggctaaaatataaatttcctaagtcatattaacttccactgctcgcttttaatgcaaagtgtacaactgtttgctCTTGCAAAAAaattcagttaagagcagtagttcataaatgtatatttttagactatcattcagtcggtccgctattatcagccatgctttttctcgcggtttttttattttttatagaggacgagtttcttctctacatattatatgccttgctcccttgtggacatagaaaataaagacactgaagaaattggactctaaaatctagaaactataaagataattaagtgataaatcccatgcacactgtaaacatgaatggaacagagtatattcatcagttatttcccccccagctaaacataaggtcaaaaaccattgaggtgtcctctcccctgttgttacatgaatgtacagtagcctacatcactagatagttactggtccagtgaactaagactataatttgggaggattgtacaattaggatatgttctttaaattgtacaatcctcccaaattatagtcccagtttactggacaacacaatttgtgtgctaagaatgccaaataccatgcacatggaagaggaacaaacatgatccttattgttaaagaattaaaaaaaaattaatcaactaaaataattcaaggtgcattagtcaactatagaaatgtacagcattgtatgtattgcccttagtaacagacgtaatttaaaacacatttgaaatgttatcagccttttctacttatctcaacaactgtcataatatattcatcaaacttctaacaacaatatgaacagcagtctgcatacagcaatataacagtaacaatgactgtcacatgaataattattaaaaacaattatggtcacaactttaaataataacagtacttaaatgaacagcaatatgcacctgttgtattttaatccaggctgataacaatagggtaaaaccactgctgggtgatcagaaaaggctccaggattaaataaatcctggctgttagcctggtcgggagcaggctagctgcacagaataaatctccatggtgatttatgtgcctccactttcgtgaaaccgagtcaaggcttaaatcatccaggataactgataaatcccggcttaatcccttatcttggttttgtgaaacaggccccaggtgaAGTAATCCAGATATAATATTAGGGGTAATGTGACTGGTAAACAGAACTCTGACTCCATACTCACTGCACATTACGAGGTTTGGACCATCCCATGTCTCTAGTCTCCTTCAGGCTCACCCTGAGACCATTTACAGCTCCAAGTGCTGCTCCTGAagtcaaaacaaaaaggcagaaaGGCTGAGTGAGGCTTTAggtaaaaacaatgaaaacattcAGCTATTTCCATGATGTGTACCCCAGGTAAACTATACGCCAAAAGCTATGTGGACACCCAAACTTGATTGTTAAACATGTCAACTATGAGCCATAATCTGCTGCTATAACATGTCATCTCCACTTTTCTAGAGAAGGCTTTCCACAAGATCTTTGGAACgtggctgcagggatttgctcCCATTCAGCCAGAAGATCACCAGTGAGGTCGGCCTCTGATGTTGGGTGATAAATCCTGGCTCGCAGTGGGCGCCCAAatacatcccaaagatgttgaATGCCAAGGTCAAGGCACCAGTCACGTTCTTCCACACCAGACTTAAACAACCAACAGTTCTTTATGGATCTGACTTTGTGCATGGTGGCATTGTCAAATTGAAAAAGTTAAGGGCCCTCCCAAAACCACATTGTTGTCTAAGTACCATCCTCTTAATTTAAACAAGGGGGAAgaagctcgatggtgttttaagcccccaacgtctccttccaggcagcgctgcgaccgttgacttcaaggcaccttaccctaaccatagcCTAATCGACTTCTCTGGAAgtagacgttgggggcttaaaatacagataaacaGCTCGCTCTCAAAACATGGAAGACAGTCACAGAgcagtacaagtacaaaaaatTAAGTGAACAGCAGTGTCCACATACTTCTGACATATATATTACAAGTACAGTACTATTTTTACTTTTCACATttatagaaaacaaaaaactgatCCTATTGAACAGAATGAATAACGTTTGAAGTACAATCTGAAGAAGTTGTGTGACACTAttataataacaacaaaatgaaTAATAACATGTTATTTATATGCGCCTTTCAAGTCACACAAGGACAAACCCAGATAAGACAGCCAATACATAATGAAAGATAGCAGTTGAAAGAAAACGTTACAGGAAGTGCTAATTATCTCTTACCAGTCATGCAGGATCCTCCAATGGTAAAGAAAGCCAGTTCAAACCTCCCTCTTGTTTTATTGGCACCTGTGGGTAGAATGAACTCATCTGTGTCCTGAAACACAACATCAACGGCTGTTACAGTGcgaaaaatacacaaaaacacatacatttaaCACCGAAATAAGCtaaaatgctaatttagctCTAGCTGAACGTTACCTGAATCAGGTAACGAGGGTCGACATTGAGGTAAGGGGACAGAGGACTCATTCCAGTCACTGAAATGACATTACAACAGAAATATTAGCTCACTTTTAACATAAATCAACATATATATTTAGAAAGTTGtatttaagacatttaaaaggCCATGAAGTTGACTAATATTACAGCTGCTATGGCTGTTACCCGGCTAAAGCTAACCAAAGCAACGTGAAAGCTAGCGTTATGGTGAAATTACAGACGCTTACAGGGAACACCGGCGAGCTCCGTGTTGGAGTATTCAGGTGCACCGCCTCCAAAGAGACCCCCGATACCTCCTTTCATTCCTCCCGATCCTTGTGAGCTGTTGTCCATGGCTGTAAAAGATCCGAGGGGTCAAGCACTGAAGCTAGCAGGGAGCTGCTAGCCAAACCGatctggctaacgttagcaaggcTAGCTATGTCGCAATACTGAAAATCCAAGACAAACGATGGGCTGCTGGATTCACCGACACCAACATACGCTGTCCTGTCAATGTGTATTTTGAACCCTAAGTGAGTTTTACCAGTGAAAACACAAGGTTTTCGTTACAGACTGCTAGGCTTCTTTTCAAACCCCTGACCTCCAGCAGCACGCTCTGCCGTAAAACGACTACACTGACGCTGAGCTGTCGTTACGTCATCAAACCCGACCATTAAAGAAGAGATAATACTGTCCTCACTCAACATCAATTTCATCTCGTGATTTCAATCACATACCTCGTTTAGACGTGATAAGTAAAGGAACAAAACTGTTTTGATAACGTTTGTAAGCCCTACGACTTTACGAAACCTCCACAGATCTGGGATCTGTTTACTCAACCCAAGTGCAAACTGTAACGCAGCCAGGACGTTACAAAACTGACTCCAGGAGAGGAGTCAATAATTTGATCATATTACTGAAACATTTGACATATAaacagtgatggaagaagtagGCTATTAAGTAAAGTAACTAtatcacagtaaaaaaaatactaagtTTAGTTTTCAAAGTTCTACTTATAACATATGGACTTGCAGTATAACCGAAAACAAACTTTTTCTACAATCTTTCTTTTGCTCACAATATTTCTGGGAATGACAACAAGAAACAAACTGTGCAGTGGTTTCAACGTTTGTTTGGCagaagaaaaaatatacattgttGAAACAGAATTTTAAACTTGATAGATATGCATGGATATCATTTATTATGAAATGGGTTTCTTTAGCCTTGGGTAATATGGGGTAATTTAAAGATTTAGTACATttctggggcggcctctagctcacccggagcgtgtgccccatg encodes:
- the timm23a gene encoding mitochondrial import inner membrane translocase subunit Tim23, with protein sequence MDNSSQGSGGMKGGIGGLFGGGAPEYSNTELAGVPLTGMSPLSPYLNVDPRYLIQDTDEFILPTGANKTRGRFELAFFTIGGSCMTGAALGAVNGLRVSLKETRDMGWSKPRNVQILNMVTRQGASWANSLGSVALLYSVFGVAIEKARGAEDDINTMAAGTLTGMLFKSASGLKGVARGGLAGLALSGAYALYNNWDHLTGSSSSSSRLY